A stretch of the Lates calcarifer isolate ASB-BC8 unplaced genomic scaffold, TLL_Latcal_v3 _unitig_939_quiver_1687, whole genome shotgun sequence genome encodes the following:
- the LOC108880401 gene encoding 60S ribosomal protein L12-like isoform X1, with product MPPKFDPNEIKIVYMRCTGGEVGATSALAPKIGPLGLSPKKVGDDIAKATGDWKGLRITVKLTIQNRQAAIEVVPSASALIIKALKEPPRDRKKVKNIKHSGSVTFDEIVNVARIMRPRSIARELSGTIKEILGTAQSVGTIDGRPPHDVIDDINSGKIECPTE from the exons ATGCCTCCCAAATTCGACCCCAACGAGATTAAGATTG TGTACATGAGGTGCACAGGAGGAGAAGTTGGAGCCACCTCAGCTCTGGCCCCCAAAATTGGACCTCTGGGTCTG tcTCCCAAGAAAGTTGGTGATGACATTGCCAAGGCCACCGGTGACTGGAAGGGCCTGAGGATCACTGTGAAGCTGACCATCCAGAACAGACAGGCAGCT ATTGAGGTGGTTCCCTCTGCATCTGCTCTGATCATCAAGGCTCTGAAGGAGCCTCCTCGTGACAGGAAGAAGGTCAAGAACA TTAAACACAGTGGAAGTGTGACCTTTGATGAGATCGTGAACGTTGCTCGCATCATGAGGCCTCGTTCTATCGCCAGGGAACTCTCTG GAACCATCAAGGAGATCCTGGGCACCGCTCAGTCTGTTGGCACCATTGATGGTCGTCCTCCCCATGATGTCATCGATGACATCAACAGCGGCAAAATTGAGTGTCCGACTGAATAA
- the LOC108880401 gene encoding 60S ribosomal protein L12-like isoform X2 has product MRCTGGEVGATSALAPKIGPLGLSPKKVGDDIAKATGDWKGLRITVKLTIQNRQAAIEVVPSASALIIKALKEPPRDRKKVKNIKHSGSVTFDEIVNVARIMRPRSIARELSGTIKEILGTAQSVGTIDGRPPHDVIDDINSGKIECPTE; this is encoded by the exons ATGAGGTGCACAGGAGGAGAAGTTGGAGCCACCTCAGCTCTGGCCCCCAAAATTGGACCTCTGGGTCTG tcTCCCAAGAAAGTTGGTGATGACATTGCCAAGGCCACCGGTGACTGGAAGGGCCTGAGGATCACTGTGAAGCTGACCATCCAGAACAGACAGGCAGCT ATTGAGGTGGTTCCCTCTGCATCTGCTCTGATCATCAAGGCTCTGAAGGAGCCTCCTCGTGACAGGAAGAAGGTCAAGAACA TTAAACACAGTGGAAGTGTGACCTTTGATGAGATCGTGAACGTTGCTCGCATCATGAGGCCTCGTTCTATCGCCAGGGAACTCTCTG GAACCATCAAGGAGATCCTGGGCACCGCTCAGTCTGTTGGCACCATTGATGGTCGTCCTCCCCATGATGTCATCGATGACATCAACAGCGGCAAAATTGAGTGTCCGACTGAATAA